GTCGGGATCTGCAACGGCTTCCAGGTCCTCTGCGAGGCGCGGCTCCTTCCCGGAGCGCTCCGCGTCAACAAGACGCTCCGGTACCTCTGCCAGGACGTGCATCTGGCGTGCGAGAACAATCGCACGCCCTGGACGGCGGCTTACCGTCCGGGCGAGATCGTCCGGATGCCGATCGGGCACGGGGAAGGGAACTACACCGCTCCTCCCGAGGAGCTCGCCCGGCTCGAGCGCGAGAACCGGATCGTCTTCCGCTACGTCGAGCCCGACGGCCGGCGGAGCGAGGCGTCCAATCCGAACGGCTCCGACGAGGCGATCGCCGGCATCTGCAACGAAGGCGGCAACGTCGTCGGGCTCATGCCGCACCCCGACCGCTGCTCGGAAGCGATCGTCGGCAACGCCGCTGGCCTCGCGATGTTCCGCTCGTGCGTCGAGTGGGTCGCCGGCTCCCGGCCCGCTCTCGCCGTGGCGCGCTGAAGACCCTCCCGCTCACCTGCTAGACTCCTCGCTTTCGCCACTCCCGAAAGGAGCGTTCAAAATGCACGGTTCTCCGCGATTGGGCCGGTTCGCCGCCGGTGTGCTCGCTCTGGGTCTTTCCGCCTCCGTTTTTGGCGGGTTCGCGGCAACCGAGTGTTTCCTGCCGGCGGTGGGGAGGGTCCCCGGGAAGGACGGCGCGCAGTTCTACACGACCGTCTGGGCGACGAACCTGACGGCCGCCCCCCTTCACT
This sequence is a window from Thermoanaerobaculia bacterium. Protein-coding genes within it:
- the purQ gene encoding phosphoribosylformylglycinamidine synthase subunit PurQ, producing MKFAIVVFPGSNCEHDCHHIVRDLLGCEAEYVWHHETDLKAPDAVILPGGFAYGDYLRSGAMARFSPVMGPVAEFAARGGPVVGICNGFQVLCEARLLPGALRVNKTLRYLCQDVHLACENNRTPWTAAYRPGEIVRMPIGHGEGNYTAPPEELARLERENRIVFRYVEPDGRRSEASNPNGSDEAIAGICNEGGNVVGLMPHPDRCSEAIVGNAAGLAMFRSCVEWVAGSRPALAVAR